The Dissulfurirhabdus thermomarina DNA window CTCGACCCCGGAGATGTCCTTCTGCTCCACGGACTCGATGACACCCACCCCGTGGGCGGGGTAGACGGCAAGGTCGCCTTCGGAAAACATGAGCCTCCTCCCTCCCCCGCGGCCTGCGGGCACGGGGCTGGAATGCTGATGGGGAACTTTCAACAAAATAAATTATATCCTATATTTGGCCTTTTGAAAAGGACGGCCGGTCCGGCGGCGGCCGCGGTGCTCATGGCGGCCGCCCTGATGGCCGGCGGGTGCGCCGCGGGGCAAGAGCGCGCCGTCGTGGCCACCGCCTATTGCGGGTGCGGGGCGTGCTGCGGGTGGGAGAGGGGCAGCTGGCGGTATCTCAAGCTCGATTTCTGGAACCGCTACGTCAGCCGCGGCCCGAGGAAGGGGCGGCCCTACACCGGCAAGACCGCCAGCGGGGCCGAACCCCGGGAACCCGACCCCGGCTTCTTCTCGTGGGACAGCCTCCGGCGGCCTTGGATGATCCCCGTCCGGCTCGTCTTCTTCCCGTGGCTCTTTCTCGCCCGGGACGGG harbors:
- a CDS encoding 3D domain-containing protein; translated protein: MAAALMAGGCAAGQERAVVATAYCGCGACCGWERGSWRYLKLDFWNRYVSRGPRKGRPYTGKTASGAEPREPDPGFFSWDSLRRPWMIPVRLVFFPWLFLARDGTIAADTRYYPFGTRMYVPGYGWGVVQDRGSAIRGPDRIDLYFRSHRRALAWGRRRVVVEIRR